A single Musa acuminata AAA Group cultivar baxijiao chromosome BXJ2-1, Cavendish_Baxijiao_AAA, whole genome shotgun sequence DNA region contains:
- the LOC135598783 gene encoding phospho-2-dehydro-3-deoxyheptonate aldolase 2, chloroplastic-like, protein MATLSPATNLLHRLSSSSVLSATERGNRQPGLASFLPKTCRIRPRRSISSVHAAEPAKTPVVTNKPKKLDTAPAPSTKWAVDSWKAKKALQLPEYPVEKELSEVLRTIESFPPIVFAGEARHLEERLADAAVGRAFLLQGGDCAESFKEFNANNIRDTFRVLLQMGAVLMFGGQMPVVRVGRMAGQFAKPRSEPLEERDGVKLPSYRGDNVNGDAFDAKSRVPDPQRMIRAYTQSAATLNLLRAFATGGYAAMQRVTQWNLDFTEHSEQGDRYQELAHRVDEALGFMAAAGLTMDHPIMTTTEFWTSHECLLLPYEQALTRQDSTSGLYYDCSAHFLWVGERTRQLDGAHVEFLRGVANPLGIKVSDKMNPKELVKLTEILNPHNKPGRITVIARMGAENMRVKLPHLIRAVRSAGQIVTWVSDPMHGNTIKAPCGLKTRPFDAIRAELRAFFDVHEQEGSHPGGVHLEMTGQNVTECIGGSRAVTFDDLSSRYHTHCDPRLNASQSLELAFIIAERLRKRRIQSLHRTGPSSSPPEPF, encoded by the exons ATGGCCACCCTCTCCCCTGCCACCAACCTCCTCCACCGTCTTTCCTCCTCCTCTGTCCTCTCCGCCACCGAGCGAGGCAACCGCCAACCCGGCCTTGCTTCCTTCCTCCCGAAGACGTGTCGGATCAGACCTCGCCGGTCCATCTCCTCCGTGCACGCCGCGGAGCCAGCCAAGACGCCGGTCGTGACCAACAAGCCCAAGAAACTGGACACGGCTCCGGCACCGTCGACGAAGTGGGCGGTGGACAGCTGGAAGGCTAAGAAGGCGCTGCAGCTGCCGGAATATCCGGTTGAGAAGGAGCTGTCGGAGGTGCTACGGACTATCGAGAGCTTCCCGCCGATCGTGTTCGCCGGGGAGGCGCGCCACCTAGAGGAGCGCCTGGCGGACGCGGCCGTTGGGCGGGCCTTCCTCCTCCAGGGCGGCGACTGCGCCGAGAGCTTTAAGGAGTTCAACGCCAACAACATCCGCGACACCTTCCGCGTCCTCCTCCAGATGGGCGCCGTCCTCATGTTCGGCGGCCAGATGCCGGTCGTCCGG GTGGGGCGGATGGCGGGGCAGTTTGCGAAGCCGAGGTCGGAGCCCTTGGAGGAGCGAGACGGGGTGAAGCTGCCGAGCTACAGGGGAGACAACGTGAACGGCGACGCCTTCGACGCCAAATCCCGGGTCCCGGATCCGCAGAGGATGATAAGGGCGTACACCCAGTCGGCGGCGACGCTGAACCTGCTGCGGGCGTTTGCCACCGGAGGTTACGCCGCGATGCAGAGGGTCACGCAGTGGAACTTGGACTTCACCGAACACAGCGAGCAGGGAGACCG ATATCAGGAGCTGGCACACCGGGTGGACGAGGCACTGGGGTTCATGGCTGCGGCGGGGTTGACGATGGACCACCCCATAATGACCACGACCGAGTTCTGGACCTCCCATGAGTGCCTTCTCCTCCCCTATGAGCAGGCTCTCACTCGACAGGACTCCACCTCTGGCCTCTATTACGACTGCTCCGCCCACTTCCTCTGGGTCGGCGAGCGGACCCGGCAGCTCGACGGTGCCCACGTCGAGTTCCTTCGTGGTGTTGCCAACCCCTTGGGCATCAAG GTGAGCGACAAGATGAATCCTAAGGAGCTGGTGAAGTTGACAGAGATTCTGAATCCCCACAACAAACCTGGAAGGATCACCGTAATCGCACGGATGGGAGCAGAGAACATGAGGGTGAAGCTTCCTCACCTCATCAGGGCTGTTCGCTCTGCAGGTCAGATTGTGACTTGGGTGAGCGATCCCATGCACGGCAACACCATCAAGGCCCCGTGTGGCCTCAAAACTAGGCCTTTTGACGCCATCCGG GCGGAGTTGCGAGCATTCTTCGACGTGCACGAGCAGGAGGGGAGCCACCCGGGCGGCGTGCATCTGGAGATGACGGGGCAGAACGTGACAGAGTGCATCGGCGGGTCTCGCGCCGTCACCTTCGACGACCTCAGCTCGCGGTACCACACCCACTGCGACCCCAGGCTCAACGCATCCCAGTCCCTGGAGCTGGCCTTCATCATCGCCGAGCGCTTGAGGAAGCGGCGCATCCAGTCGCTGCATCGGACCGGCCCGAGCTCTTCGCCACCCGAGCCATTCTGA